From a single Gimesia fumaroli genomic region:
- a CDS encoding DUF1559 family PulG-like putative transporter, whose translation MKKKSLPRNHGFTLIELLVVIAIIAILIALLLPAVQQAREAARRSSCKNNFKQVALALHNYHGTHSVFPYGVMESGTFHLRDTWMQQILPFIEQAPMYNKYMSWQGQWVMDTPVEIKDQPIAVLMCPSEASHPAFGGGGGTRSGGRGFQGSYVVCAGDKPITYGTDSGGIFYSLSRHKMRDIVDGTTNTLFISETLIRGNSGGGWGAAGGYWGGGKGGGFGFTTLEPPNTSLPDEVYSCKSEIFPNSPCSSQSNYNTPLNFARSYHTGGVHVALADASTRFVSSNIDRTLFQNLGTRRGNEVIGEW comes from the coding sequence ATGAAAAAAAAATCACTACCACGAAACCACGGCTTTACGCTAATCGAATTACTAGTCGTGATTGCTATCATCGCGATCCTGATTGCGCTTCTGCTACCGGCGGTGCAGCAAGCCCGCGAGGCAGCACGGCGATCATCCTGCAAGAATAATTTCAAGCAGGTGGCATTAGCTTTACACAATTACCATGGCACACACAGCGTGTTTCCCTACGGCGTAATGGAATCGGGCACCTTTCATTTGCGTGATACCTGGATGCAGCAGATTCTGCCCTTTATCGAACAGGCTCCCATGTACAATAAATACATGAGCTGGCAGGGACAGTGGGTGATGGATACCCCTGTCGAAATTAAAGACCAGCCGATTGCTGTTTTAATGTGCCCTTCGGAAGCATCTCATCCCGCCTTTGGTGGTGGTGGCGGCACGCGTTCTGGCGGACGTGGATTTCAAGGAAGCTATGTCGTTTGTGCTGGTGATAAGCCAATCACCTATGGCACCGATTCCGGAGGAATATTTTATTCACTCTCCCGGCACAAAATGCGTGATATCGTTGATGGCACAACCAACACCCTCTTCATCAGTGAAACATTGATTCGCGGAAACAGCGGTGGTGGATGGGGTGCAGCGGGAGGTTACTGGGGTGGTGGTAAAGGAGGCGGATTCGGTTTTACGACACTTGAGCCGCCCAATACATCGCTTCCCGATGAAGTCTATTCCTGCAAGAGTGAGATATTCCCAAACTCTCCCTGCTCAAGTCAGAGCAACTACAACACTCCCCTCAACTTCGCCAGAAGCTATCACACTGGAGGCGTTCATGTGGCACTGGCTGATGCTTCGACACGATTTGTCAGTTCAAACATTGACCGTACCCTGTTCCAGAACCTGGGTACCCGACGCGGTAATGAAGTCATCGGCGAGTGGTAA
- a CDS encoding cytochrome c3 family protein, whose translation MDRFQFPKWTNAIVPVLGALGGIGVLYVLGMVAYGASPETTDVGYQPEQPLPFSHALHAGKLKLDCRYCHNTVEVAGHAAIPPTSTCLNCHSGADANGVVNTVAVHSTSAKLAPIRESQATGKSMQWRRVHDLPDYVYFNHSAHVRRGVSCVSCHGRVDKMEKVTQVKPLSMSWCLECHRNPEPSLRPPEFVTKLDWEAEGDPHEVGKKVREELNLNPSTNCSTCHR comes from the coding sequence ATGGATCGTTTTCAGTTTCCGAAATGGACAAATGCAATTGTACCAGTGCTGGGTGCGCTGGGTGGAATTGGCGTGTTGTATGTGCTTGGAATGGTCGCTTATGGGGCCAGTCCTGAGACAACAGACGTTGGTTATCAGCCAGAACAGCCTTTGCCGTTTAGCCATGCACTGCATGCGGGCAAGCTCAAGCTGGACTGTCGCTATTGCCATAACACTGTTGAAGTCGCCGGTCACGCCGCGATTCCTCCAACTTCGACCTGCTTGAATTGTCATAGTGGCGCTGATGCGAACGGCGTTGTGAATACGGTTGCCGTTCATTCGACCAGTGCCAAGCTGGCTCCCATTCGTGAGAGTCAGGCAACAGGGAAGTCGATGCAGTGGCGGCGTGTGCATGACTTGCCTGATTATGTTTATTTTAATCATAGTGCTCATGTCCGACGTGGCGTGAGTTGTGTTTCCTGTCATGGTCGGGTTGATAAGATGGAGAAAGTGACTCAGGTAAAGCCGTTGAGCATGAGCTGGTGTCTGGAGTGCCATCGAAATCCTGAGCCGAGTCTTCGTCCGCCCGAGTTTGTGACAAAACTTGACTGGGAAGCCGAGGGAGATCCGCACGAAGTGGGTAAAAAAGTTCGTGAGGAACTGAATTTGAATCCTTCTACTAATTGTTCTACGTGTCACCGCTAA